In a genomic window of Balnearium lithotrophicum:
- the lptE gene encoding LPS assembly lipoprotein LptE — MKYILLVLTFILGSCASAPISKKPRRVQHVYLEPVTNRTSEESLDVIFTRVANDVFSSDPRLKVDTKPIPDVTIVVKPSVDYEYETAVGFDKWDTAREYRLTVGVTVKLFKYGFKEPFKTFKLRRYGFFNAYGSASEIEEKKRECFRRIANQIFRETSEKMFVETKGKTE; from the coding sequence TTGAAGTACATCCTTTTGGTTTTAACCTTTATCTTGGGGAGCTGTGCTTCGGCTCCCATTAGTAAAAAGCCCCGGAGGGTTCAACACGTATACTTGGAGCCCGTAACAAACAGAACCTCAGAGGAAAGCCTTGACGTTATCTTTACAAGGGTCGCAAACGATGTCTTCTCGTCAGACCCGAGGCTAAAGGTGGATACCAAACCAATTCCTGACGTAACAATTGTTGTGAAACCCTCAGTTGACTATGAGTACGAAACTGCCGTAGGTTTTGACAAATGGGATACGGCAAGGGAGTACAGATTAACAGTTGGAGTAACCGTCAAGCTCTTCAAGTACGGTTTTAAGGAACCTTTTAAAACGTTTAAGCTGAGAAGGTACGGCTTCTTCAATGCCTATGGAAGTGCTTCAGAAATTGAGGAGAAGAAGAGGGAGTGTTTCAGGAGAATTGCAAACCAGATATTTAGGGAAACCAGTGAGAAAATGTTCGTTGAGACTAAGGGAAAAACTGAGTGA
- a CDS encoding helicase-related protein, translating to MNDLTFFTNEKGRRLIDRFKTLFKDTKELDIIVGYFYLSGLYELQDELEKVDRIRIIVGMQVGKEVFNLLERAKNISDLKEEYLNNVVVELSSGEYEDFPERERAIRKFIDWIREGKLEIRYYPHSPLHAKVYIFKSRTGIDLGRVITGSSNFTFSGLKENLEFNVELKNRADVEFAIDRFESLWRESVEISEEVVKTVREKTWLNDTISPYELYLKFLYEFLYDQIDYDKKDEFLFLPPGFKKLQYQLEAVVDAESKLKRYGGVFLSDVVGLGKTVIAAMLTAKLRKKVLVFSPPHLIDYWEDVLREFRVPAKVISSGRLSRLSPKEFEDYPVVIVDEAHRFRNEDTQSYKNLHSICQGKEVILLTATPYNNRPSDIKSQLLLFQERYSSNIPGVTNLEDFFSQLERRIKEVDRKKDPKRFKEVLKECGKEIRSKILTYVMVRRTRKEVEKYFKEDLKTQKVSFPRINPPKRIYYLLDRELEKLYDETIETIKDLSYARYRPALYLKKKLKSNDPELLSQMNLSGLMKTLLLKRLESSFEAFKRSLDRFLDSHEKFLRMFEEKGKVYVSKEVDVYQLLDEDNLEELLELVEKGKVKEYKKEELSKEFEENLRSDTEKIRLLRNRWYGIEKDPKLEEFLKLLKKDSVLKNSKKLLIFTESSETADYVGEKLKETFGDCVLIYSSKSKSSLREEIISNFDPNAKRKEDNIRFLVTTDVLAEGINLHRSNVIVNYDIPWNPTRVLQRVGRINRVGTEFKEIYIYNFFPVGATEKEIGLEAAAVAKLQAFHEALGEDAKYLTEEEEVDAHGLFERINTIEEDEEESFLKYVKLLRKIREEEPELFERIKKLPKKARSGRRFKREFLITLFKKGKLKKIYISYRDREPQEIDFLKAVELLETEPSEKRVKIPDTVYYELLNKNRKAFEKSLEREREKSRSRKSFSRTEKNLINSLRALKSSLKNSSEKESVQKLLDAVINGSVPKGALKDLSKKLNEAKTLNERKKVLIDFIDNFPLEEKKRRENFDSPLEVIISQYFGNC from the coding sequence AAGAGAGAGGGCAATAAGGAAGTTTATCGACTGGATAAGAGAAGGAAAATTGGAAATAAGGTACTATCCCCATTCCCCTTTACATGCCAAGGTCTACATATTCAAGAGCAGAACCGGGATAGACTTAGGAAGAGTCATAACAGGTTCTTCAAACTTTACCTTTTCAGGGCTTAAGGAAAATTTGGAGTTTAACGTAGAACTAAAAAATCGGGCAGATGTTGAATTTGCAATAGACAGGTTTGAATCCCTCTGGAGAGAGTCTGTTGAAATTTCTGAGGAAGTTGTTAAAACAGTTAGGGAAAAAACGTGGCTCAACGATACGATTTCCCCCTACGAACTCTACTTAAAGTTCCTCTACGAGTTTCTCTACGACCAGATTGACTACGATAAGAAGGATGAATTTCTCTTCCTTCCACCCGGGTTTAAAAAGCTTCAGTACCAGTTGGAGGCTGTTGTTGATGCCGAGTCAAAACTCAAAAGGTACGGAGGAGTTTTCCTTTCAGACGTTGTAGGGCTTGGAAAAACAGTAATTGCAGCTATGCTTACAGCAAAACTTCGGAAGAAGGTTTTGGTCTTTTCACCGCCTCACCTAATTGATTACTGGGAAGATGTACTGAGGGAATTTAGAGTTCCGGCAAAGGTAATCTCCTCAGGACGTCTATCAAGGCTTTCCCCGAAGGAATTTGAGGATTATCCCGTTGTTATTGTTGATGAGGCCCACAGGTTTAGAAACGAGGATACCCAAAGCTATAAAAACTTACACTCAATATGTCAGGGTAAGGAGGTTATCCTCTTAACAGCTACGCCTTACAACAACAGACCTTCCGATATAAAGAGCCAGCTTTTACTCTTTCAGGAGAGGTACAGTTCAAACATACCGGGAGTTACAAACCTTGAGGACTTTTTCTCCCAGTTGGAGAGGAGAATAAAGGAGGTTGATAGAAAAAAAGACCCGAAGAGATTTAAAGAAGTTCTAAAGGAGTGCGGAAAAGAAATCAGGAGTAAAATCCTGACGTATGTCATGGTAAGGAGGACAAGAAAAGAGGTAGAGAAGTACTTTAAGGAGGATTTAAAAACGCAAAAAGTTTCCTTTCCAAGGATTAATCCTCCGAAAAGAATTTACTACCTACTTGATAGAGAATTAGAAAAACTCTACGATGAAACGATAGAGACGATTAAAGACCTATCCTATGCAAGGTACAGACCTGCCCTTTACCTAAAGAAAAAACTTAAGAGTAACGACCCGGAACTCCTTTCACAGATGAACCTCTCCGGCCTCATGAAAACGCTCCTTTTAAAGAGGTTAGAGAGCAGTTTTGAAGCGTTCAAGAGGAGTTTAGATAGATTTTTGGACTCCCACGAAAAGTTTTTAAGAATGTTTGAGGAGAAGGGAAAGGTTTACGTTAGTAAGGAAGTTGATGTATACCAGCTTTTAGACGAGGATAACCTTGAAGAGCTCTTAGAACTTGTAGAGAAAGGAAAGGTTAAGGAGTATAAAAAGGAGGAGCTCTCAAAAGAGTTTGAAGAAAACCTAAGGTCTGACACGGAAAAAATAAGGCTTTTAAGGAACAGGTGGTATGGAATAGAAAAGGACCCCAAGTTGGAGGAGTTCCTTAAACTCCTGAAGAAGGATTCCGTTCTCAAAAATTCCAAAAAGCTCCTCATCTTTACAGAGTCGTCAGAAACTGCAGATTACGTTGGAGAAAAGCTAAAGGAAACATTTGGAGATTGTGTTCTAATTTACTCGTCAAAGTCAAAATCCTCACTAAGGGAAGAGATAATTTCTAACTTTGACCCAAATGCAAAGAGGAAGGAAGACAACATTAGATTTCTCGTAACCACCGATGTTCTGGCAGAGGGAATAAACCTCCACCGTTCAAACGTTATAGTCAACTACGATATTCCCTGGAATCCGACGAGGGTTTTACAGAGGGTAGGGAGAATCAACAGAGTAGGAACAGAGTTTAAGGAAATTTACATCTACAACTTTTTCCCCGTAGGAGCAACTGAAAAGGAAATAGGTCTTGAAGCTGCAGCTGTGGCAAAACTGCAAGCGTTCCATGAAGCCTTAGGGGAGGATGCAAAGTACCTAACAGAGGAAGAGGAAGTAGATGCCCACGGTCTGTTTGAGAGGATTAACACTATAGAGGAGGATGAGGAGGAATCTTTCCTGAAATACGTGAAGCTTTTGAGGAAAATTAGGGAAGAGGAGCCGGAGCTCTTTGAGAGAATAAAGAAACTACCTAAAAAGGCTCGCTCAGGGAGGAGATTTAAGAGGGAGTTCCTGATAACCCTATTTAAAAAGGGAAAACTTAAAAAGATTTACATATCCTACAGGGATAGGGAACCTCAGGAGATAGACTTTTTAAAAGCAGTGGAGCTCTTAGAAACGGAACCATCGGAAAAAAGAGTGAAGATTCCAGATACCGTTTACTACGAACTTTTAAATAAAAACAGGAAAGCCTTTGAGAAATCCCTTGAGAGGGAAAGGGAAAAGTCAAGGAGCAGAAAGAGCTTTTCAAGGACTGAGAAAAATTTGATTAATAGTTTAAGAGCTCTAAAAAGTTCACTCAAGAATTCCTCAGAAAAGGAATCCGTTCAGAAACTTTTAGATGCGGTAATCAACGGAAGTGTCCCGAAAGGAGCTCTTAAAGACTTATCAAAGAAACTTAACGAGGCTAAAACCCTAAATGAAAGGAAAAAAGTCTTAATCGATTTTATAGACAACTTCCCACTTGAGGAGAAGAAAAGACGGGAAAACTTTGATTCTCCCTTAGAGGTTATAATCTCCCAGTACTTTGGAAATTGTTAG
- a CDS encoding type II toxin-antitoxin system RelE family toxin, whose translation MYKLMFSEVAKKDLREFTVDERIFIAEKLKYLAQNFELLIKTKKVRKLRGSNELYRFVIARKVRAIFKIKNNELIILILRIGKRKNVYKNL comes from the coding sequence ATGTATAAACTTATGTTTTCTGAAGTAGCTAAAAAGGATTTAAGGGAATTTACAGTAGATGAAAGAATTTTTATCGCTGAAAAGTTAAAATATCTCGCTCAAAATTTCGAACTTCTCATAAAAACGAAAAAAGTAAGAAAACTTCGTGGAAGTAATGAACTTTACAGATTTGTAATCGCCAGGAAGGTAAGAGCAATTTTTAAAATAAAAAACAACGAACTCATTATATTAATTTTGAGAATAGGGAAAAGGAAGAATGTCTATAAAAACTTGTGA
- a CDS encoding Eco57I restriction-modification methylase domain-containing protein, translating to MSIKTCDESVRKLIENSFDRSNFENFLKTVFESADFNERFEISDLEDYPERFRKAIKKAEVLGTYEDSENNRILFLTVELNRELTLERARKTQRDFVARIIDDYSAESALVAFYTSESENWRLSFVLKNYTYTENGVKELLTSPKRFSFIVGKGEASKTVCLQLSKLKNSPNPTLRELLDTFGIEKINEEFFKRYLGYFKELWAEIYRQIKGKTEKAEKKSKEAAHQLLNRLTFVYFIQKKREWFNLPQNESLIGFLVKEYRKFLEKNPDKRDTFYSEWLKPLFFYAFNGKRGEINSKYSYLPERVRKVLVEAPYLNGGLFEENELDQLQFKVPDEFFLKEDPYSRSKEGVIPFLNGYNFTVVEDLEDDRDLAVNPEFIGTVYEKLVHIDSSSALQNPEREIDAEGISKGIVYTKEPETRFMVTQSLLFYLLKNTELPEDVVYEFIFNDDFKPENREIYTTLERALNDLKVVDPACGSGAFLVGMVDFLYKLYEKLYRFDPEKRESSYALRKRIIENNIYGVDVMEWAVRIAELRLWLFLLVESNLSREQVLLKPLLPNLSFKVRAGDSLIEEIGGIDFSVLRSKRKELLSTLPLSSGIKRKITNLKKKKLDYAKNVPGAPKKWEIEKEEFNLFREIVEEKIRQIKRKIDSEKLRQPSFEKDLFGKTQKKELELFEKQKEKRIKELEEELALWQKTEEALKKGKRPFIWDIDFVEVFYGDKGGFDIVIGNPPYVRQEKIAPPNENEEDYKHKLSEWKKLKKEYKEKLQSMVVNLYGKEFKPDGKADLYVYFYFKALSLLNRNGTLSFITSNSFLDVDFGKTLQEFLLKRTKIYSINDNQSKRSFKEADVNTVIVFTSAPTDKRGEKENLENTARFVMWRAPFSDLVNSEKFKDYLKFIYSLEPKVEDKDLTELSENVVNGEAFRVFPIKQKDLLKDGTKDGKYSGNKWGGKFLRAPDIFFTILKKGKGKLVRLGDIAEVRFGIKTGANEFFYVEDVTEKIGSEEIERIENLREISGIDEIKEGGLRVVKPSRWKKNDRDYRLFLIEEEFLKPVIKSPRELKTIVVREEDLKYRVFMCNRNREELSKTFALDYIKWGEKQGFHKRPTCRSRKEWWNLGNRKISDFIVSAKVGERFGCWKNGKFLVDKILYDIFLKKERNSKKILITLNSLIFRLFVEISSRQLTGAQAISDIDVIVYKESLMLNPDFIKDDSLLNENFEILSIFTELGFDPNKPIREQEPNPLPDRKALDDIVFDALGLTEEERKEVYYAVAELVYNRLNKARSI from the coding sequence ATGTCTATAAAAACTTGTGATGAATCTGTAAGAAAGCTTATAGAAAATTCTTTTGATAGGTCAAATTTTGAGAATTTCCTGAAAACTGTCTTTGAATCGGCAGACTTTAATGAGAGATTTGAGATATCGGATTTAGAAGACTATCCTGAGAGGTTCAGGAAGGCCATTAAAAAGGCCGAAGTTCTTGGAACCTACGAGGACAGTGAAAACAACAGGATTCTCTTTCTAACAGTTGAACTCAACAGGGAGTTAACCCTTGAAAGGGCAAGGAAAACTCAGAGAGATTTTGTAGCAAGGATTATTGATGACTACAGTGCAGAATCTGCCTTGGTTGCCTTTTACACGTCCGAATCGGAAAATTGGAGGCTTTCATTTGTCCTAAAGAACTACACCTACACCGAAAATGGCGTTAAGGAGCTCCTCACCTCTCCAAAGAGGTTCTCCTTCATTGTTGGAAAAGGAGAGGCTTCCAAAACGGTTTGCCTTCAGCTTTCAAAGCTCAAAAACTCGCCTAATCCTACGTTAAGGGAGCTCTTAGACACATTTGGAATTGAGAAAATAAATGAGGAGTTTTTCAAGAGATATTTGGGTTACTTTAAGGAGCTCTGGGCAGAAATCTACCGCCAGATAAAGGGAAAAACGGAAAAGGCAGAAAAAAAATCAAAGGAGGCGGCTCACCAGCTCTTAAACAGGCTCACGTTTGTTTACTTCATTCAGAAAAAAAGGGAGTGGTTCAACCTGCCGCAGAATGAAAGCCTTATAGGATTTTTAGTAAAGGAGTACAGGAAATTTTTAGAGAAAAACCCTGACAAGAGGGATACATTTTATTCGGAGTGGTTAAAACCGCTTTTTTTCTACGCATTTAACGGAAAGAGGGGAGAGATAAATTCAAAGTACAGTTACCTTCCTGAAAGGGTAAGAAAGGTATTAGTTGAAGCTCCATACCTCAACGGAGGACTCTTTGAGGAGAACGAATTGGACCAGCTTCAATTTAAAGTTCCCGATGAATTTTTCCTAAAAGAAGACCCTTACAGCAGAAGTAAGGAGGGGGTTATTCCTTTTCTGAACGGCTACAACTTTACAGTTGTTGAGGACTTGGAGGACGATAGAGACCTTGCCGTTAACCCGGAGTTCATAGGAACGGTTTACGAAAAGTTGGTTCACATTGACTCCTCATCTGCCCTTCAAAATCCTGAGAGGGAGATAGATGCAGAGGGAATTTCAAAGGGAATCGTTTACACAAAAGAGCCCGAAACAAGGTTTATGGTTACTCAGTCACTCCTCTTTTACCTTCTAAAAAACACGGAACTGCCGGAAGATGTAGTTTACGAATTCATCTTCAACGACGACTTTAAGCCGGAAAACAGGGAAATCTATACAACGTTGGAGAGAGCTCTAAACGACCTCAAAGTTGTTGACCCTGCCTGCGGAAGCGGAGCATTCCTTGTTGGGATGGTTGATTTTCTCTACAAACTCTACGAAAAACTGTACAGGTTTGACCCTGAGAAGAGGGAGAGCTCCTACGCACTCAGAAAGAGGATAATAGAGAACAACATCTATGGCGTTGATGTAATGGAGTGGGCTGTAAGGATAGCGGAGCTCCGACTCTGGCTCTTTCTCCTTGTGGAGTCAAACCTCTCAAGGGAACAAGTTCTCCTAAAACCTCTCCTTCCAAACCTTTCCTTTAAAGTAAGGGCGGGAGACAGCCTCATAGAGGAAATTGGAGGAATAGACTTTTCTGTTTTGAGGAGTAAGAGGAAAGAGCTCCTTTCAACACTTCCCCTCTCTTCAGGAATAAAGAGGAAAATCACAAATCTTAAAAAGAAAAAACTTGATTACGCCAAAAATGTGCCTGGAGCTCCAAAGAAGTGGGAAATTGAAAAGGAGGAATTTAACCTCTTTAGAGAAATAGTAGAGGAAAAAATCAGGCAAATTAAAAGAAAAATTGACTCCGAAAAACTGCGCCAGCCCTCTTTTGAAAAGGACCTCTTCGGTAAGACTCAAAAGAAGGAATTGGAGCTTTTTGAAAAACAGAAAGAGAAGAGAATAAAAGAGCTTGAGGAAGAATTAGCACTGTGGCAGAAAACAGAAGAAGCCCTTAAAAAAGGAAAGAGACCATTCATTTGGGATATAGACTTTGTTGAAGTTTTCTATGGTGATAAAGGAGGCTTTGACATAGTTATAGGCAATCCACCCTACGTGAGGCAGGAGAAAATAGCTCCACCTAACGAAAACGAGGAGGACTACAAACATAAACTTTCTGAATGGAAAAAGCTTAAAAAAGAGTATAAAGAGAAACTACAAAGTATGGTCGTTAACCTGTATGGTAAAGAGTTTAAACCGGACGGAAAAGCCGACCTGTACGTTTACTTCTACTTTAAAGCTCTGAGCCTTTTAAACAGGAATGGAACACTGTCATTTATAACGTCAAACTCGTTCCTTGACGTTGATTTCGGAAAGACACTCCAGGAGTTTCTACTCAAAAGGACAAAAATCTACTCAATAAACGACAACCAGAGTAAGAGGAGCTTTAAAGAGGCCGACGTTAATACGGTAATTGTCTTTACATCTGCACCGACGGATAAGAGAGGAGAGAAGGAAAATCTTGAAAACACCGCAAGGTTTGTAATGTGGAGAGCTCCCTTCTCAGACTTAGTAAACAGCGAAAAGTTCAAGGACTACCTAAAGTTTATATACAGCTTGGAGCCGAAAGTGGAGGATAAAGATTTGACGGAGCTCTCAGAGAACGTTGTTAACGGAGAAGCCTTTAGGGTTTTTCCAATAAAACAGAAAGACCTTTTAAAAGACGGAACGAAAGACGGAAAGTACTCGGGCAACAAGTGGGGAGGGAAGTTTTTAAGAGCTCCGGATATTTTCTTCACAATTCTCAAAAAGGGAAAGGGGAAACTTGTAAGGCTTGGAGACATTGCAGAAGTTAGGTTCGGCATAAAAACAGGGGCAAACGAATTTTTCTACGTTGAGGATGTAACCGAGAAAATCGGCAGTGAGGAAATTGAAAGAATTGAGAATTTAAGGGAAATATCCGGTATCGATGAAATTAAGGAGGGGGGATTAAGGGTTGTAAAGCCGAGCAGGTGGAAAAAGAACGATAGGGACTACAGGCTCTTTCTGATAGAGGAAGAGTTTTTAAAACCTGTAATAAAAAGCCCGAGGGAGCTCAAAACAATAGTTGTAAGGGAAGAGGATTTAAAGTACAGAGTTTTTATGTGCAACAGAAATAGGGAGGAGCTCTCAAAAACTTTTGCCCTTGACTATATAAAGTGGGGAGAAAAACAGGGATTCCACAAAAGACCTACGTGTAGGAGTAGAAAAGAGTGGTGGAATTTAGGAAACAGAAAAATTAGCGATTTTATTGTTTCTGCAAAGGTTGGAGAACGTTTCGGTTGTTGGAAAAATGGGAAGTTTTTAGTAGATAAAATTTTATATGATATTTTTCTTAAAAAGGAAAGGAATAGTAAAAAAATATTAATTACCCTCAATTCACTAATTTTTCGCTTGTTTGTAGAAATATCTTCTCGCCAATTAACGGGAGCTCAAGCGATTTCTGATATAGATGTAATAGTTTATAAAGAAAGTCTTATGCTTAATCCAGATTTTATTAAAGATGATTCTCTACTAAATGAAAATTTCGAAATTCTTTCAATTTTCACTGAACTTGGCTTTGACCCGAACAAACCGATAAGAGAACAAGAACCCAACCCGCTCCCCGACCGAAAAGCCCTTGATGACATAGTCTTTGACGCCCTCGGCCTAACAGAAGAGGAACGCAAAGAAGTCTACTACGCCGTCGCCGAGCTTGTATATAATAGGCTTAATAAAGCACGGAGCATATAA
- a CDS encoding ribbon-helix-helix domain-containing protein, with amino-acid sequence MPVTKKLISMDESLARELSTISKILGVSQREIVEKALDFYFDYLDVAVAEKISQEIEEGKMKVYEAEEVFKELGIDV; translated from the coding sequence ATGCCTGTGACCAAGAAATTGATTAGTATGGACGAATCACTTGCAAGAGAGCTTTCCACCATCTCTAAAATACTTGGAGTCAGTCAAAGGGAAATAGTAGAAAAGGCACTTGATTTTTACTTTGATTATTTAGATGTAGCTGTTGCTGAAAAGATAAGTCAAGAGATAGAGGAAGGAAAAATGAAGGTTTATGAAGCTGAGGAGGTTTTTAAGGAGCTTGGAATAGATGTATAA
- the yedF gene encoding sulfurtransferase-like selenium metabolism protein YedF gives MNVVNCKGLACPVPVLKTKEALEEIESGTIEVIVDNRASRENVKRFAEKAGCKVKVEEKDGEYHIFITKGEKTVSESQVEKKEEEKRKEVVVLVASTHVGENEELGKILMKGFFNTFLNADSMPSKIILINTAVRFACKGEDKEILGALKELSKRGVEIICCGTCLNYFNLLDDLEVGVASNAYDVVQALVNADSVIRL, from the coding sequence ATGAATGTCGTTAACTGTAAGGGTCTTGCCTGTCCCGTTCCCGTTCTGAAAACAAAGGAAGCTTTAGAAGAGATAGAGTCAGGAACCATAGAGGTTATCGTTGATAACAGGGCATCAAGGGAAAACGTTAAGAGGTTTGCTGAAAAGGCAGGATGTAAGGTTAAAGTTGAAGAAAAGGACGGGGAATATCATATCTTCATTACAAAAGGAGAGAAAACAGTAAGTGAGTCTCAAGTTGAAAAAAAGGAAGAGGAAAAGAGAAAAGAAGTTGTTGTACTTGTGGCTTCAACACACGTTGGAGAGAACGAGGAGTTGGGAAAAATTCTCATGAAGGGATTTTTCAACACATTTCTAAATGCCGACTCTATGCCCTCAAAAATCATTCTAATAAACACTGCAGTAAGGTTTGCCTGTAAAGGAGAAGATAAGGAGATTTTGGGAGCTCTAAAGGAGCTCTCAAAAAGAGGAGTTGAAATAATCTGCTGCGGAACGTGTTTAAACTACTTCAATCTTTTGGATGACCTTGAGGTTGGAGTAGCTTCAAACGCTTACGATGTGGTTCAAGCATTGGTAAATGCCGATTCCGTTATTAGATTATAA
- a CDS encoding tyrosine-type recombinase/integrase codes for MKEHPFKGYKLLKVQQKPPAFLLPEQIERVLSVIDNDFWSFVFKIFIYTGMRLSEVANLQWKDIDLNRGVITVRKAKNYQTRVIPLHPKLRAEVEKRLPAVGKVVPYHKDYIYHKIKGYLKKAGFPNLRVHDLRHTFASLMVMSGVDLKTVQELLGHQDYRTTEIYAHLAPYHLQDAIRKLPI; via the coding sequence ATAAAAGAACATCCTTTTAAGGGATATAAACTCTTAAAGGTTCAGCAGAAGCCTCCAGCCTTTTTATTACCAGAACAAATTGAGAGAGTTTTGTCAGTTATAGATAATGATTTCTGGTCTTTTGTTTTTAAGATTTTCATCTATACAGGGATGAGGCTTTCAGAAGTTGCCAACCTTCAGTGGAAAGATATTGACCTTAACAGAGGAGTTATAACAGTAAGAAAAGCTAAGAATTATCAGACAAGGGTCATTCCCCTGCACCCTAAACTAAGAGCTGAAGTAGAGAAAAGACTTCCAGCCGTTGGAAAAGTAGTTCCCTATCACAAGGATTACATCTATCACAAGATAAAAGGTTATCTCAAAAAGGCTGGTTTCCCTAATTTAAGAGTTCACGATTTAAGGCACACTTTCGCCAGCCTAATGGTAATGAGTGGGGTGGACTTAAAAACGGTTCAGGAACTTTTAGGGCATCAAGATTACAGGACAACCGAAATCTACGCTCACTTGGCTCCTTATCATCTCCAAGATGCAATCAGAAAACTCCCTATTTAA